In Bombus vancouverensis nearcticus chromosome 1, iyBomVanc1_principal, whole genome shotgun sequence, a single genomic region encodes these proteins:
- the Tsc1 gene encoding tuberous sclerosis 1 protein hamartin isoform X1, protein MNINSIGIADLFNLLESNKLAEVEEIKKVFHELFLSTKDNWLVNGLFDYYLSTNSLRAVEVLAGVRDPHDKHLLDRLSEALSKSGSSSQRIQTLTLLGHIARRQPTWLYKLASHTLFRDLLRLLKMEANTLSLMSALLLLVMLLPMLPAALGPYLTEIFEVFGRLASYYYHQLSSVFSSPVRFTSTTITGTIDKNHLYLLHLQVGLYNLFHRLYAMYPCNFISYLRQQQQDQPATFIHTIRPMLDSVRMHPLLVTASKDTEISAARWKKMEHHDVIAECGRFTLDKCREEVFRTTNSRSTPPLVHVLDYSSICTPINISGGIAPSEISNGEDDTFWSPSMTVPPHSPQFPVTSHEQRSTPSTPNNNRSGTSPPEAAVEATPETTPVKDLRKMPKPTGSCAVRALTGFGNGTVGSSSRPSTPIPLNPSVSGTIIGSGDTNNAHGFFSHKLSKIIADRQAISQTKSSINVDEDGRFPEMNTNQNGKNDSWQEDQEVLEIVSSQTTGKFESSKLVEQQEHHNEKMQNAFADLSQKVYQLRLYSQSQASTQHLNLNSLYKIRESKSCPDIKVHKKLEDTATQTSDLLPYEDLLLGILEQKTQMNLQKRSVQDTEFRLSPTAMLDRYVETCTHGSNYSGEKMRTNAIKQKQRKENGGEDEVAEEDTFDVECASQLLQLMQMQLQFERQRREVHAERNRRLLGKLRDSRALEEHNYALTDRLKIMEKEVESLKTELERNKREACQAEDQYKDALHHWQTKCVEEQRQNQILKDRLESVEVKLKNEQKKVADCEQRIQSTEASLFDAGHQLRVALKAANRSKELERTLDTVQKKFLLLAEAQTKLQESTGGLSPMTKQEVTQIQKSYAEELTNLRRQLESRISLVEALKIRLTELENKEARKEAQLVELQRLLQETKDQHEAELEAVESKYKAQAEINLLLEGRILELHGTLEAATCSNTTVNNLASSASPKERSPPLSASLASSSEGSLAFIHSGTGIIMNDCCDTAGEIPNLQAIVEPVPSQATSPSRQNQQRRNPKQD, encoded by the exons ATGAACATTAATTCAATAGGCATAGCTGATCTGTTTAATTTATTGGAATCCAACAAACTTGCGGAggtagaagaaataaaaaaagtattCCATGAACTTTTTTTATCTA cAAAAGACAATTGGTTGGTAAATGGTCTTTTTGATTATTATCTGTCCACAAATTCCTTAAGAGCTGTTGAGGTATTAGCTGGTGTTCGTGATCCACATGACAAGCATCTCTTAGATCGTTTGTCGGAAGCTCTTTCCAAATCTGGAAGTAGCAGCCAAAGAATTCAAACCCTTACTTTGTTAGGTCATATTGCTCGTCGTCAGCCAACTTGGTTATACAAGCTTGCCAGTCATACCTTATTTCGAGATTTACTTAGGTTACTTAAG ATGGAAGCAAATACATTATCTCTTATGAGTGCGCTTCTTCTCTTGGTGATGTTATTACCAATGTTACCTGCTGCTTTAGGGCCATACCTCACAGAAATTTTTGAAGTATTTGGTCGATTGGCctcttattattatcatcagtTATCATCCGTATTTTCATCTCCTGTGCGTTTTACTTCAACAACAATAACAGGGACAATAGATAAGaatcatttatatttattacatttgcAA GTGGgactatataatttatttcacagATTATATGCCATGTATCCTTGCAACTTCATTTCATATttgagacaacaacaacaagatCAACCTGCTACTTTTATCCATACAATTAGACCAATGCTAGATTCTGTGCGCATGCACCCTTTACTTGTTACTGCATCTAAAGATACAGAGATTTCTGCTGCTAG ATGGAAAAAGATGGAGCATCATGATGTTATAGCAGAATGTGGTCGTTTTACATTAGATAAATGTCGAGAAGAAGTATTTCGTACTACGAATTCACGTTCTACGCCACCTTTAG TACATGTTCTAGATTACTCTTCTATATGTACTCCAATAAACATTAGTGGAGGGATAGCACCATCAGAAATCAGTAATGGTGAAGATGATACGTTTTGGTCGCCGAGTATGACAGTGCCGCCACATAGTCCGCAATTTCCAGTTACATCTCATGAACAACGGTCTACTCCTTCAACACCTAACAATAACAGAAGCGGTACGTCTCCACCAGAAGCTGCAGTCGAAGCCACTCCAGAAACAACTCCTGTTAAG GATTTACGAAAGATGCCGAAACCTACTGGTTCTTGCGCAGTTCGTGCTCTTACTGGATTTGGTAATGGCACAGTAGGATCAAGTTCACGACCATCCACACCAATCCCTTTAAATCCGTCTGTATCTGGCACCATAATTGGAAGTGGGGATACAAATAATGCACATGGATTTTTTTCGCACAAGCTAAGTAAAATCATCGCAGATAGACAAGCCATTAGTCAAACCAAGTCATCTATCAACGTTGATGAAGATGGAAGATTTCCAGAAATGAACACAAATCAAAATGGGAAAAACGATTCTTGGCAAGAAGATCAAGAG GTTTTAGAAATTGTAAGCTCTCAAactactggaaaatttgaaagttcaAAATTAGTCGAACAACAAGAACACCATAATGAAAAAATGCAAAATGCTTTTGCAGATTTGTCTCAAAAGGTTTATCAGCTACGTTTGTATTCTCAAAGCCAAGCTTCAACACAACATTTAAATTTGAATTCTCTTTACAAA ATTCGAGAAAGCAAATCTTGTCCTGATATCAAAGTTCATAAAAAACTGGAAGATACAGCGACCCAAACATCCGATTTGCTTCCATATGAAGATTTATTGCTaggaattttggaacaaaagacGCAAATGAATTTACAAAAACGTTCTGTACAAGATACCGAATTTAGATTATCACCAACTGCAATGCTTGATCGATATGTTGAAACTTGCACGCATGGTAGTAATTATTCTGGCGAAAAAATGA GGACAAATGCAATTaagcagaaacaaagaaaagaaaatggtgGGGAAGATGAAGTAGCAGAAGAAGATACTTTCGATGTCGAATGTGCGAGTCAGTTGTTACAGCTTATGCAAATGCAACTACAGTTCGAACGACAACGTAGAGAAGTACATGCCGAACGTAATCGACGGCTTCTTGGCAAACTAAGGGATTCGCGTGCGTTAGAAGAACATAATTATGCTTTG ACTGATCGTttaaaaataatggaaaaagaAGTAGAGAGTTTAAAAACTGAATTAGAACGTAACAAGAGAGAAGCTTGTCAAGCTGAAGATCAATATAAAGATGCATTACACCACTGGCAAACTAAG TGTGTAGAAGAACAACGACAGAATCAAATACTGAAGGATCGTCTTGAATCTGTGGAAGTCAAACTAAAGAATGAACAAAAAAAGGTAGCAGACTGTGAACAGCGGATTCAGTCTACGGAGGCTTCCCTGTTCGATGCAGGTCATCAACTAAGAGTAGCTTTAAAAGCTGCAAATCGCAGTAAAGAGCTAGAACGTACTCTTGATACTGTACAgaagaaatttcttttacttgcagag GCACAAACAAAATTACAAGAAAGTACAGGGGGTCTTTCACCAATGACAAAACAAGAAGTAACACAAATACAAAAATCATACGCAGAAGAATTAACTA ATTTACGACGACAGTTGGAGTCGCGAATATCTCTTGTAGAAGCTTTGAAAATACGTTTAACTGAACTAGAAAACAAAGAAGCACGAAAAGAAGCGCAACTTGTAGAACTGCAACGGCTTTTACAAGAAACAAAAGATCAACACGAAGCTGAATTGGAAGCCGTCGAGTCAAAATATAAAGCACAAGCTGAAATAAACCTTCTTCTCGAAGGCCGTATACTTGAACTTCATGGAACATTAGAAGCAGCAACTTGTAGTAATACTACTGTAAACAATTTAGCTTCTTCAGCATCGCCTAAAGAAAGATCACCTCCATTGTCGGCTAGTTTAGCCTCTTCCAGTGAGGGAAGTCTTGCCTTTATTCATTCAGGTACTGGAATTATAATGAATGACTGCTGTGATACTGCAGGCGAAATTCCTAATCTTCAAGCTATCGTCGAACCTGTGCCAAGCCAGGCTACTTCACCATCTCGTCAAAATCAGCAAAGACGGAATCCTAAACAAGACTAA
- the Tsc1 gene encoding tuberous sclerosis 1 protein hamartin isoform X4, with translation MNINSIGIADLFNLLESNKLAEVEEIKKVFHELFLSTKDNWLVNGLFDYYLSTNSLRAVEVLAGVRDPHDKHLLDRLSEALSKSGSSSQRIQTLTLLGHIARRQPTWLYKLASHTLFRDLLRLLKMEANTLSLMSALLLLVMLLPMLPAALGPYLTEIFEVFGRLASYYYHQLSSVFSSPVRFTSTTITGTIDKNHLYLLHLQVGLYNLFHRLYAMYPCNFISYLRQQQQDQPATFIHTIRPMLDSVRMHPLLVTASKDTEISAARWKKMEHHDVIAECGRFTLDKCREEVFRTTNSRSTPPLVHVLDYSSICTPINISGGIAPSEISNGEDDTFWSPSMTVPPHSPQFPVTSHEQRSTPSTPNNNRSGTSPPEAAVEATPETTPVKDLRKMPKPTGSCAVRALTGFGNGTVGSSSRPSTPIPLNPSVSGTIIGSGDTNNAHGFFSHKLSKIIADRQAISQTKSSINVDEDGRFPEMNTNQNGKNDSWQEDQEIRESKSCPDIKVHKKLEDTATQTSDLLPYEDLLLGILEQKTQMNLQKRSVQDTEFRLSPTAMLDRYVETCTHGSNYSGEKMRTNAIKQKQRKENGGEDEVAEEDTFDVECASQLLQLMQMQLQFERQRREVHAERNRRLLGKLRDSRALEEHNYALTDRLKIMEKEVESLKTELERNKREACQAEDQYKDALHHWQTKCVEEQRQNQILKDRLESVEVKLKNEQKKVADCEQRIQSTEASLFDAGHQLRVALKAANRSKELERTLDTVQKKFLLLAEAQTKLQESTGGLSPMTKQEVTQIQKSYAEELTNLRRQLESRISLVEALKIRLTELENKEARKEAQLVELQRLLQETKDQHEAELEAVESKYKAQAEINLLLEGRILELHGTLEAATCSNTTVNNLASSASPKERSPPLSASLASSSEGSLAFIHSGTGIIMNDCCDTAGEIPNLQAIVEPVPSQATSPSRQNQQRRNPKQD, from the exons ATGAACATTAATTCAATAGGCATAGCTGATCTGTTTAATTTATTGGAATCCAACAAACTTGCGGAggtagaagaaataaaaaaagtattCCATGAACTTTTTTTATCTA cAAAAGACAATTGGTTGGTAAATGGTCTTTTTGATTATTATCTGTCCACAAATTCCTTAAGAGCTGTTGAGGTATTAGCTGGTGTTCGTGATCCACATGACAAGCATCTCTTAGATCGTTTGTCGGAAGCTCTTTCCAAATCTGGAAGTAGCAGCCAAAGAATTCAAACCCTTACTTTGTTAGGTCATATTGCTCGTCGTCAGCCAACTTGGTTATACAAGCTTGCCAGTCATACCTTATTTCGAGATTTACTTAGGTTACTTAAG ATGGAAGCAAATACATTATCTCTTATGAGTGCGCTTCTTCTCTTGGTGATGTTATTACCAATGTTACCTGCTGCTTTAGGGCCATACCTCACAGAAATTTTTGAAGTATTTGGTCGATTGGCctcttattattatcatcagtTATCATCCGTATTTTCATCTCCTGTGCGTTTTACTTCAACAACAATAACAGGGACAATAGATAAGaatcatttatatttattacatttgcAA GTGGgactatataatttatttcacagATTATATGCCATGTATCCTTGCAACTTCATTTCATATttgagacaacaacaacaagatCAACCTGCTACTTTTATCCATACAATTAGACCAATGCTAGATTCTGTGCGCATGCACCCTTTACTTGTTACTGCATCTAAAGATACAGAGATTTCTGCTGCTAG ATGGAAAAAGATGGAGCATCATGATGTTATAGCAGAATGTGGTCGTTTTACATTAGATAAATGTCGAGAAGAAGTATTTCGTACTACGAATTCACGTTCTACGCCACCTTTAG TACATGTTCTAGATTACTCTTCTATATGTACTCCAATAAACATTAGTGGAGGGATAGCACCATCAGAAATCAGTAATGGTGAAGATGATACGTTTTGGTCGCCGAGTATGACAGTGCCGCCACATAGTCCGCAATTTCCAGTTACATCTCATGAACAACGGTCTACTCCTTCAACACCTAACAATAACAGAAGCGGTACGTCTCCACCAGAAGCTGCAGTCGAAGCCACTCCAGAAACAACTCCTGTTAAG GATTTACGAAAGATGCCGAAACCTACTGGTTCTTGCGCAGTTCGTGCTCTTACTGGATTTGGTAATGGCACAGTAGGATCAAGTTCACGACCATCCACACCAATCCCTTTAAATCCGTCTGTATCTGGCACCATAATTGGAAGTGGGGATACAAATAATGCACATGGATTTTTTTCGCACAAGCTAAGTAAAATCATCGCAGATAGACAAGCCATTAGTCAAACCAAGTCATCTATCAACGTTGATGAAGATGGAAGATTTCCAGAAATGAACACAAATCAAAATGGGAAAAACGATTCTTGGCAAGAAGATCAAGAG ATTCGAGAAAGCAAATCTTGTCCTGATATCAAAGTTCATAAAAAACTGGAAGATACAGCGACCCAAACATCCGATTTGCTTCCATATGAAGATTTATTGCTaggaattttggaacaaaagacGCAAATGAATTTACAAAAACGTTCTGTACAAGATACCGAATTTAGATTATCACCAACTGCAATGCTTGATCGATATGTTGAAACTTGCACGCATGGTAGTAATTATTCTGGCGAAAAAATGA GGACAAATGCAATTaagcagaaacaaagaaaagaaaatggtgGGGAAGATGAAGTAGCAGAAGAAGATACTTTCGATGTCGAATGTGCGAGTCAGTTGTTACAGCTTATGCAAATGCAACTACAGTTCGAACGACAACGTAGAGAAGTACATGCCGAACGTAATCGACGGCTTCTTGGCAAACTAAGGGATTCGCGTGCGTTAGAAGAACATAATTATGCTTTG ACTGATCGTttaaaaataatggaaaaagaAGTAGAGAGTTTAAAAACTGAATTAGAACGTAACAAGAGAGAAGCTTGTCAAGCTGAAGATCAATATAAAGATGCATTACACCACTGGCAAACTAAG TGTGTAGAAGAACAACGACAGAATCAAATACTGAAGGATCGTCTTGAATCTGTGGAAGTCAAACTAAAGAATGAACAAAAAAAGGTAGCAGACTGTGAACAGCGGATTCAGTCTACGGAGGCTTCCCTGTTCGATGCAGGTCATCAACTAAGAGTAGCTTTAAAAGCTGCAAATCGCAGTAAAGAGCTAGAACGTACTCTTGATACTGTACAgaagaaatttcttttacttgcagag GCACAAACAAAATTACAAGAAAGTACAGGGGGTCTTTCACCAATGACAAAACAAGAAGTAACACAAATACAAAAATCATACGCAGAAGAATTAACTA ATTTACGACGACAGTTGGAGTCGCGAATATCTCTTGTAGAAGCTTTGAAAATACGTTTAACTGAACTAGAAAACAAAGAAGCACGAAAAGAAGCGCAACTTGTAGAACTGCAACGGCTTTTACAAGAAACAAAAGATCAACACGAAGCTGAATTGGAAGCCGTCGAGTCAAAATATAAAGCACAAGCTGAAATAAACCTTCTTCTCGAAGGCCGTATACTTGAACTTCATGGAACATTAGAAGCAGCAACTTGTAGTAATACTACTGTAAACAATTTAGCTTCTTCAGCATCGCCTAAAGAAAGATCACCTCCATTGTCGGCTAGTTTAGCCTCTTCCAGTGAGGGAAGTCTTGCCTTTATTCATTCAGGTACTGGAATTATAATGAATGACTGCTGTGATACTGCAGGCGAAATTCCTAATCTTCAAGCTATCGTCGAACCTGTGCCAAGCCAGGCTACTTCACCATCTCGTCAAAATCAGCAAAGACGGAATCCTAAACAAGACTAA
- the Tsc1 gene encoding tuberous sclerosis 1 protein hamartin isoform X3, whose protein sequence is MNINSIGIADLFNLLESNKLAEVEEIKKVFHELFLSTKDNWLVNGLFDYYLSTNSLRAVEVLAGVRDPHDKHLLDRLSEALSKSGSSSQRIQTLTLLGHIARRQPTWLYKLASHTLFRDLLRLLKMEANTLSLMSALLLLVMLLPMLPAALGPYLTEIFEVFGRLASYYYHQLSSVFSSPVRFTSTTITGTIDKNHLYLLHLQVGLYNLFHRLYAMYPCNFISYLRQQQQDQPATFIHTIRPMLDSVRMHPLLVTASKDTEISAARWKKMEHHDVIAECGRFTLDKCREEVFRTTNSRSTPPLVHVLDYSSICTPINISGGIAPSEISNGEDDTFWSPSMTVPPHSPQFPVTSHEQRSTPSTPNNNRSGTSPPEAAVEATPETTPVKDLRKMPKPTGSCAVRALTGFGNGTVGSSSRPSTPIPLNPSVSGTIIGSGDTNNAHGFFSHKLSKIIADRQAISQTKSSINVDEDGRFPEMNTNQNGKNDSWQEDQEVLEIVSSQTTGKFESSKLVEQQEHHNEKMQNAFADLSQKIRESKSCPDIKVHKKLEDTATQTSDLLPYEDLLLGILEQKTQMNLQKRSVQDTEFRLSPTAMLDRYVETCTHGSNYSGEKMRTNAIKQKQRKENGGEDEVAEEDTFDVECASQLLQLMQMQLQFERQRREVHAERNRRLLGKLRDSRALEEHNYALTDRLKIMEKEVESLKTELERNKREACQAEDQYKDALHHWQTKCVEEQRQNQILKDRLESVEVKLKNEQKKVADCEQRIQSTEASLFDAGHQLRVALKAANRSKELERTLDTVQKKFLLLAEAQTKLQESTGGLSPMTKQEVTQIQKSYAEELTNLRRQLESRISLVEALKIRLTELENKEARKEAQLVELQRLLQETKDQHEAELEAVESKYKAQAEINLLLEGRILELHGTLEAATCSNTTVNNLASSASPKERSPPLSASLASSSEGSLAFIHSGTGIIMNDCCDTAGEIPNLQAIVEPVPSQATSPSRQNQQRRNPKQD, encoded by the exons ATGAACATTAATTCAATAGGCATAGCTGATCTGTTTAATTTATTGGAATCCAACAAACTTGCGGAggtagaagaaataaaaaaagtattCCATGAACTTTTTTTATCTA cAAAAGACAATTGGTTGGTAAATGGTCTTTTTGATTATTATCTGTCCACAAATTCCTTAAGAGCTGTTGAGGTATTAGCTGGTGTTCGTGATCCACATGACAAGCATCTCTTAGATCGTTTGTCGGAAGCTCTTTCCAAATCTGGAAGTAGCAGCCAAAGAATTCAAACCCTTACTTTGTTAGGTCATATTGCTCGTCGTCAGCCAACTTGGTTATACAAGCTTGCCAGTCATACCTTATTTCGAGATTTACTTAGGTTACTTAAG ATGGAAGCAAATACATTATCTCTTATGAGTGCGCTTCTTCTCTTGGTGATGTTATTACCAATGTTACCTGCTGCTTTAGGGCCATACCTCACAGAAATTTTTGAAGTATTTGGTCGATTGGCctcttattattatcatcagtTATCATCCGTATTTTCATCTCCTGTGCGTTTTACTTCAACAACAATAACAGGGACAATAGATAAGaatcatttatatttattacatttgcAA GTGGgactatataatttatttcacagATTATATGCCATGTATCCTTGCAACTTCATTTCATATttgagacaacaacaacaagatCAACCTGCTACTTTTATCCATACAATTAGACCAATGCTAGATTCTGTGCGCATGCACCCTTTACTTGTTACTGCATCTAAAGATACAGAGATTTCTGCTGCTAG ATGGAAAAAGATGGAGCATCATGATGTTATAGCAGAATGTGGTCGTTTTACATTAGATAAATGTCGAGAAGAAGTATTTCGTACTACGAATTCACGTTCTACGCCACCTTTAG TACATGTTCTAGATTACTCTTCTATATGTACTCCAATAAACATTAGTGGAGGGATAGCACCATCAGAAATCAGTAATGGTGAAGATGATACGTTTTGGTCGCCGAGTATGACAGTGCCGCCACATAGTCCGCAATTTCCAGTTACATCTCATGAACAACGGTCTACTCCTTCAACACCTAACAATAACAGAAGCGGTACGTCTCCACCAGAAGCTGCAGTCGAAGCCACTCCAGAAACAACTCCTGTTAAG GATTTACGAAAGATGCCGAAACCTACTGGTTCTTGCGCAGTTCGTGCTCTTACTGGATTTGGTAATGGCACAGTAGGATCAAGTTCACGACCATCCACACCAATCCCTTTAAATCCGTCTGTATCTGGCACCATAATTGGAAGTGGGGATACAAATAATGCACATGGATTTTTTTCGCACAAGCTAAGTAAAATCATCGCAGATAGACAAGCCATTAGTCAAACCAAGTCATCTATCAACGTTGATGAAGATGGAAGATTTCCAGAAATGAACACAAATCAAAATGGGAAAAACGATTCTTGGCAAGAAGATCAAGAG GTTTTAGAAATTGTAAGCTCTCAAactactggaaaatttgaaagttcaAAATTAGTCGAACAACAAGAACACCATAATGAAAAAATGCAAAATGCTTTTGCAGATTTGTCTCAAAAG ATTCGAGAAAGCAAATCTTGTCCTGATATCAAAGTTCATAAAAAACTGGAAGATACAGCGACCCAAACATCCGATTTGCTTCCATATGAAGATTTATTGCTaggaattttggaacaaaagacGCAAATGAATTTACAAAAACGTTCTGTACAAGATACCGAATTTAGATTATCACCAACTGCAATGCTTGATCGATATGTTGAAACTTGCACGCATGGTAGTAATTATTCTGGCGAAAAAATGA GGACAAATGCAATTaagcagaaacaaagaaaagaaaatggtgGGGAAGATGAAGTAGCAGAAGAAGATACTTTCGATGTCGAATGTGCGAGTCAGTTGTTACAGCTTATGCAAATGCAACTACAGTTCGAACGACAACGTAGAGAAGTACATGCCGAACGTAATCGACGGCTTCTTGGCAAACTAAGGGATTCGCGTGCGTTAGAAGAACATAATTATGCTTTG ACTGATCGTttaaaaataatggaaaaagaAGTAGAGAGTTTAAAAACTGAATTAGAACGTAACAAGAGAGAAGCTTGTCAAGCTGAAGATCAATATAAAGATGCATTACACCACTGGCAAACTAAG TGTGTAGAAGAACAACGACAGAATCAAATACTGAAGGATCGTCTTGAATCTGTGGAAGTCAAACTAAAGAATGAACAAAAAAAGGTAGCAGACTGTGAACAGCGGATTCAGTCTACGGAGGCTTCCCTGTTCGATGCAGGTCATCAACTAAGAGTAGCTTTAAAAGCTGCAAATCGCAGTAAAGAGCTAGAACGTACTCTTGATACTGTACAgaagaaatttcttttacttgcagag GCACAAACAAAATTACAAGAAAGTACAGGGGGTCTTTCACCAATGACAAAACAAGAAGTAACACAAATACAAAAATCATACGCAGAAGAATTAACTA ATTTACGACGACAGTTGGAGTCGCGAATATCTCTTGTAGAAGCTTTGAAAATACGTTTAACTGAACTAGAAAACAAAGAAGCACGAAAAGAAGCGCAACTTGTAGAACTGCAACGGCTTTTACAAGAAACAAAAGATCAACACGAAGCTGAATTGGAAGCCGTCGAGTCAAAATATAAAGCACAAGCTGAAATAAACCTTCTTCTCGAAGGCCGTATACTTGAACTTCATGGAACATTAGAAGCAGCAACTTGTAGTAATACTACTGTAAACAATTTAGCTTCTTCAGCATCGCCTAAAGAAAGATCACCTCCATTGTCGGCTAGTTTAGCCTCTTCCAGTGAGGGAAGTCTTGCCTTTATTCATTCAGGTACTGGAATTATAATGAATGACTGCTGTGATACTGCAGGCGAAATTCCTAATCTTCAAGCTATCGTCGAACCTGTGCCAAGCCAGGCTACTTCACCATCTCGTCAAAATCAGCAAAGACGGAATCCTAAACAAGACTAA